One stretch of Oscillospiraceae bacterium DNA includes these proteins:
- a CDS encoding lysoplasmalogenase, giving the protein MDWAIIAFLGIVLFFVFEPVYLKMSFSPAEKRPLSLTFKALATGMALTLGVIGYIRTAGTFGLLMMVAMTVCLIADVLIGVNFVLGVFAFLLGHLFFIPAFLQTYQFRWQISLPIFLAGLLLVWILFHNYFKKAGKALPYLLAYSVILNAMLALGVPAFLSFDRRGILLACGAVFFVISDLLLARIVYVKKTRLSDTVSLTFYYAAQFLFGLSVFMPAMSI; this is encoded by the coding sequence TTGGATTGGGCAATCATCGCGTTTCTCGGCATTGTGCTTTTCTTTGTCTTTGAACCCGTCTATCTTAAAATGTCCTTCTCTCCGGCAGAGAAAAGGCCTCTTTCACTGACATTCAAAGCGCTCGCCACCGGTATGGCATTGACTTTAGGTGTGATCGGATATATTCGTACCGCCGGTACATTCGGATTGCTGATGATGGTTGCGATGACCGTTTGCCTGATTGCCGATGTTTTGATCGGCGTCAATTTCGTACTCGGTGTGTTCGCATTTTTACTCGGCCATCTGTTCTTTATTCCGGCGTTTTTGCAGACCTATCAATTCCGGTGGCAGATCAGTTTACCGATCTTTCTCGCCGGGTTGCTGCTGGTCTGGATTTTGTTCCATAATTACTTTAAAAAAGCCGGAAAGGCACTCCCTTATTTGCTGGCTTATTCGGTTATTTTAAATGCCATGCTGGCGCTTGGCGTTCCCGCTTTTTTGTCGTTTGACAGACGCGGGATTTTGCTTGCCTGCGGCGCGGTTTTCTTTGTAATTTCCGACCTTTTGCTTGCAAGAATTGTCTATGTCAAAAAAACGCGGCTCAGCGACACCGTTTCACTGACCTTTTACTATGCGGCACAATTCCTATTTGGGCTTTCGGTGTTTATGCCCGCGATGAGCATTTAA
- a CDS encoding glycoside hydrolase family 13 protein — protein sequence MTYYNQQSKTCKNPIGAVADSTKVEFSLPLPFEYGAVEVQFCLFDENTREIGRFEMLWQDCEDGIEIWACSHVFKKTGLYFYRFMSGDAVIKPDGRDYWQQTVYDQNMKTPEGFAGGVIYQIFPDRFFQAKELKNPYPDRHIVTDKAKLPEYANLERNFAVQNNDYYGGDLAGIIAKLDYLASLGVTILYLNPIFEAHSNHRYNTADYLKIDPMLGDEQEFIELAQQAKKRGIKIILDGVFSHTGSDSRYFDATRYGEKGAANDQTSPYFSWYCFRHWPNDYDCWWNVRSLPNTVEVDPGFSEFITGENGVIRKWLRLGASGWRLDVADELPEEFIRKIHTACKAENPEAIVIGEVWENASNKISYGHRRHYLLGGELDSVMDYPIADAVIAYIRDGNYKRLSGILNDLQNDYPPQTLSLLMNHLGTHDTARLITRLAGEPQDGHDRAWQAKTFLSLDEYTNGIKQVKLASALNYMLFGIPTIYYGDEIGMQGYGDPFNRGYFDWEHPNSELTAHFTALGKLRKDHPMLADAALEIAKADEHVFAFTRKKSNEIMLCAVNRSNKNVLLKAEKADLLYGNGVYDSGALEIPEHNFFIGKISC from the coding sequence ATGACCTATTATAACCAACAATCGAAAACGTGTAAAAATCCTATAGGCGCTGTTGCGGACAGCACGAAGGTTGAATTTTCGCTGCCTTTGCCCTTTGAATACGGTGCAGTTGAAGTTCAATTTTGCCTGTTCGACGAGAACACCCGCGAAATCGGGCGTTTTGAGATGTTATGGCAGGACTGCGAAGACGGCATTGAAATCTGGGCATGCAGTCATGTTTTTAAAAAAACGGGATTATATTTCTATCGCTTTATGAGCGGCGATGCCGTGATTAAGCCGGACGGGCGCGATTATTGGCAGCAGACCGTCTATGACCAAAACATGAAAACGCCCGAGGGATTTGCCGGCGGTGTGATTTATCAGATTTTCCCCGACCGTTTCTTTCAGGCAAAAGAATTGAAAAACCCTTACCCCGACCGCCATATCGTGACCGACAAAGCCAAACTGCCCGAATACGCCAATCTCGAACGGAATTTCGCCGTTCAAAACAATGATTATTACGGCGGAGATTTGGCGGGCATTATTGCAAAATTAGACTATCTTGCTTCTCTTGGCGTGACGATACTCTATCTCAATCCCATTTTCGAGGCGCATTCCAACCACCGCTACAATACCGCCGACTATTTGAAAATCGACCCGATGTTGGGTGATGAGCAAGAGTTTATCGAATTGGCACAGCAGGCAAAAAAACGCGGCATTAAAATTATTTTGGACGGCGTGTTTTCGCATACCGGCTCCGACAGCCGGTATTTCGACGCAACCCGTTACGGCGAAAAAGGCGCGGCGAACGATCAGACATCACCCTATTTTTCGTGGTATTGCTTCCGGCACTGGCCGAATGATTACGACTGCTGGTGGAATGTGCGGTCTCTACCGAATACCGTAGAAGTCGACCCCGGTTTTTCCGAATTTATCACCGGTGAAAACGGCGTGATTCGAAAATGGCTCCGGCTGGGCGCATCCGGCTGGCGGCTCGATGTGGCGGACGAACTGCCCGAAGAATTTATCCGCAAAATCCATACGGCGTGTAAAGCCGAAAACCCCGAAGCCATCGTCATCGGCGAGGTCTGGGAAAACGCCTCGAATAAAATCAGTTACGGGCATCGGCGGCACTATCTGCTCGGCGGCGAACTCGACAGCGTGATGGATTACCCGATTGCGGACGCCGTAATCGCCTATATCCGCGACGGAAATTACAAACGGCTCTCGGGCATTTTGAACGATTTGCAAAACGACTACCCGCCGCAAACGCTTTCCCTGCTGATGAATCACCTCGGCACGCACGACACCGCCCGCCTGATCACACGCCTTGCGGGAGAACCGCAGGACGGCCACGACCGGGCTTGGCAGGCAAAGACCTTTCTGTCGCTTGACGAGTATACAAACGGCATCAAACAAGTGAAACTCGCCTCAGCGCTGAACTATATGCTGTTCGGCATTCCGACGATTTATTACGGCGACGAGATCGGCATGCAGGGTTACGGCGACCCGTTTAATCGCGGCTATTTCGACTGGGAACATCCGAATTCTGAACTGACGGCGCATTTTACCGCACTCGGAAAGCTGCGAAAAGATCACCCGATGCTTGCCGACGCCGCTTTAGAGATTGCCAAAGCTGATGAGCATGTTTTTGCATTTACCCGAAAAAAAAGCAATGAAATCATGCTTTGTGCAGTCAACCGCTCAAATAAAAACGTCCTGTTGAAAGCAGAAAAAGCTGATTTATTATACGGAAACGGTGTTTATGACAGCGGAGCTCTGGAAATTCCAGAACACAATTTCTTCATTGGTAAAATATCGTGTTGA
- a CDS encoding cation diffusion facilitator family transporter: MDKKLAIKVSITSIIANTVLSLFKLAAGIFAKSGAMISDAIHSASDVLSTFVVIAGINMASKKSDREHPYGHDRMECVAAIVLATLLCGTGLLIGYSGVKKIISASTETLVTPGALALVAAVFSIAVKEAMFWWTRAAAKKINSGALMADAWHHRSDALSSVGSFIGILGARLGLPILDPIASVVIAFFICKAAYDIFRDSVDKMVDKACPQDIVNQLREVIAATEGVNDIDVIHTRMFGSKIYVDVEISADGSKTLDESHMIAESVHDRLEAQFPAIKHCMVHVNPIDQPHDEPDRENAEINQ, translated from the coding sequence ATGGACAAAAAATTAGCAATCAAGGTATCTATTACCAGCATCATTGCCAACACGGTATTATCGTTATTCAAACTCGCCGCAGGCATTTTCGCCAAATCCGGCGCAATGATTTCGGACGCTATCCACTCCGCATCGGACGTTTTAAGCACGTTCGTCGTCATTGCCGGAATCAACATGGCATCCAAAAAATCCGACAGAGAACACCCCTACGGACATGACCGCATGGAGTGCGTCGCCGCCATCGTGTTGGCTACTCTGTTATGCGGAACGGGCCTGTTAATCGGTTACAGCGGTGTGAAAAAAATCATATCCGCGAGTACGGAAACGCTCGTTACCCCGGGTGCACTTGCATTGGTTGCCGCTGTCTTCTCGATCGCCGTAAAAGAAGCCATGTTTTGGTGGACTCGGGCAGCGGCAAAGAAAATTAATTCCGGCGCACTGATGGCCGACGCCTGGCATCACCGTTCGGATGCGCTTTCCTCCGTCGGAAGCTTTATCGGTATTCTCGGCGCACGTCTGGGTTTACCAATACTCGATCCCATTGCAAGCGTTGTGATCGCCTTCTTTATCTGCAAAGCCGCTTATGACATCTTCCGCGACTCGGTCGATAAAATGGTAGATAAGGCCTGCCCGCAGGACATCGTCAATCAACTTCGGGAGGTCATCGCGGCGACAGAGGGTGTCAACGACATTGATGTCATACATACCCGCATGTTCGGATCTAAAATTTATGTCGACGTTGAAATCTCCGCAGACGGCAGTAAAACACTAGACGAATCGCACATGATTGCCGAATCGGTGCATGACCGCCTTGAAGCGCAATTCCCCGCCATCAAACACTGCATGGTACATGTCAATCCGATTGATCAGCCTCATGACGAACCGGATCGTGAAAACGCCGAAATCAACCAATAA
- a CDS encoding M55 family metallopeptidase: MKKYMIRCDMEGVSGIVSYEQSVPGASEYAEGREYFMSDLLAAVTGLHDGGADEVHIYDEHFYGRNIFLDRLPEYAFSYCGKPNYTIASAGGLDGSFDGLVLLGFHSKAGTTGALLNHSYESDIKDILLNGTSVGEIGMETAVAGSFNVPLVLITADSEGIAEAKKLFPNVAGVTVKESLSETGALCYPIEKTFRLIYEAAKKVVQSPPPVIPMSFDAVTLEFAFNDTPYAEKYLKKYGNTISGATANQCWATYLFRKTEVLKTL, from the coding sequence GTGAAGAAGTACATGATCCGATGCGATATGGAAGGCGTAAGCGGTATCGTCAGCTATGAGCAGTCGGTACCGGGCGCAAGCGAATATGCCGAAGGCCGCGAATATTTTATGAGCGATCTGCTGGCTGCAGTGACCGGTCTGCACGACGGCGGCGCGGATGAGGTTCATATTTATGACGAACATTTTTACGGGCGCAATATTTTTCTCGACCGTCTGCCCGAATACGCCTTTTCCTACTGCGGAAAACCGAATTATACGATAGCATCCGCGGGCGGGTTGGACGGATCGTTCGATGGGCTTGTCCTGCTCGGTTTTCATTCCAAAGCGGGTACAACAGGCGCATTGCTCAACCACTCCTACGAATCCGACATCAAAGACATTCTGCTGAACGGGACATCGGTCGGCGAAATCGGCATGGAGACCGCAGTTGCCGGCAGCTTCAATGTGCCGCTTGTTTTGATCACCGCCGATTCCGAGGGCATTGCCGAGGCGAAAAAACTCTTTCCGAATGTCGCGGGTGTCACCGTGAAAGAGTCGCTCTCCGAAACCGGCGCGCTGTGTTATCCGATTGAAAAGACCTTTCGCTTGATTTACGAGGCGGCAAAAAAAGTCGTGCAGTCACCGCCGCCGGTCATTCCGATGTCTTTTGACGCCGTCACACTTGAATTTGCTTTCAATGATACGCCGTACGCGGAAAAATATTTAAAAAAATACGGAAACACCATTTCCGGCGCGACCGCCAATCAGTGCTGGGCGACCTACCTGTTCAGAAAAACGGAGGTTTTAAAGACGCTATGA
- a CDS encoding TIM barrel protein produces MTGNIKQYASLGLVHHMLYLNCVNDPAYHTDTLKKFAVRTDIVTFDFCVPYAEPWRSRAIGAVRNSGKDTAYALHLFPARKISLGSLDLTERELTKIVVRDQIEQAVKAGAKDFVFVSGTDYPDRRAEAQERFYEFCLWFCGELAPHGITALLEPFDRTVDKKFLYGSIDECVALVDRVKKTHQNIGIELDIAHLPIMGEDIWESVLKCGDRIKRVHLGNCVLKDKCCSLYGDMHPPMGIDGGEICERELTVALKALFEIGYLDKAKRNPLVLEMRPLNGEDSIECTITDSFDLLDKAWAAV; encoded by the coding sequence ATGACCGGCAATATCAAACAATACGCCAGCTTGGGACTCGTCCATCACATGCTCTATCTGAACTGCGTGAACGACCCGGCTTATCACACGGATACGCTTAAAAAATTCGCTGTCCGCACCGATATTGTGACCTTCGATTTCTGCGTACCATATGCGGAACCGTGGCGATCACGAGCAATCGGCGCGGTCAGAAACAGCGGCAAAGACACGGCTTATGCGCTGCACCTGTTTCCCGCGCGTAAAATCTCACTCGGGTCACTCGACCTGACCGAACGCGAGCTCACCAAAATCGTCGTACGGGATCAGATTGAACAGGCAGTCAAGGCAGGAGCGAAGGATTTTGTATTCGTCTCCGGCACGGATTATCCCGACCGCAGAGCCGAAGCGCAGGAGCGGTTTTACGAATTCTGCCTGTGGTTTTGCGGAGAACTTGCGCCGCATGGCATCACTGCCCTGCTCGAACCGTTCGACCGCACAGTGGATAAAAAATTCTTATATGGCTCGATTGACGAATGTGTTGCACTCGTTGATCGGGTGAAAAAAACGCATCAAAACATCGGCATCGAACTGGATATCGCCCATTTGCCGATCATGGGTGAGGACATCTGGGAATCCGTTTTAAAATGCGGTGACAGAATCAAACGCGTCCATTTGGGCAACTGCGTACTCAAAGACAAGTGCTGTTCGCTCTACGGCGACATGCACCCGCCGATGGGCATTGATGGCGGCGAAATCTGCGAACGCGAACTGACCGTCGCCTTGAAAGCGCTGTTTGAAATCGGTTATCTCGACAAAGCCAAACGCAATCCGCTGGTTTTGGAAATGCGCCCGCTGAACGGCGAGGATTCCATCGAATGCACGATCACCGATTCGTTTGACCTGCTCGATAAGGCGTGGGCTGCCGTATAA
- a CDS encoding ABC-2 family transporter protein produces the protein MKLYLKYASIILRSQMQYKASFALTAVGQLLVSFTGFLGVYYMFSRFNSVNGFTLSQVLLCFGVLLASFSLAECFVRGFDAFRGIISNGEFDRIMVRPRNEILQVLAARIEFTRIGRLLVSVGLLSYAVSNSGVVWTADKILTLFFMIFGGFFVYSGLFVIYASICFFTIEGLEFMNIFTDGTREFGKYPLSIYGEGVLKFLTYVIPIALFQYYPFLYLIGQSQNKLYMFLPLIAALFVFPCLLFWKFGVKHYKSTGS, from the coding sequence ATGAAATTATATCTGAAATACGCCTCTATCATCCTGCGCAGCCAGATGCAGTATAAGGCCTCGTTTGCATTGACGGCTGTCGGACAGCTTTTGGTATCGTTTACCGGGTTTTTGGGCGTGTACTATATGTTCAGCCGATTCAATTCGGTGAATGGTTTTACATTGTCGCAGGTGCTGCTGTGCTTCGGCGTGCTGCTTGCGTCGTTTTCGCTGGCGGAGTGTTTCGTGCGGGGGTTCGATGCATTCCGGGGGATTATCTCCAACGGGGAGTTTGACCGCATCATGGTGCGTCCCCGCAATGAAATTCTACAGGTGTTGGCCGCGCGCATCGAGTTTACCCGTATCGGACGGCTGCTGGTCTCGGTTGGTTTGTTGAGCTATGCCGTTTCCAACAGTGGTGTGGTCTGGACTGCAGATAAAATTCTGACCTTGTTTTTTATGATTTTCGGCGGATTTTTCGTCTATTCGGGCTTGTTCGTCATCTATGCGAGCATCTGTTTTTTCACCATTGAGGGACTGGAATTTATGAATATCTTCACCGACGGCACCCGCGAATTCGGAAAATACCCCCTTTCGATTTACGGAGAGGGTGTGTTGAAATTTCTGACTTATGTCATTCCGATTGCGTTGTTTCAGTATTATCCGTTTTTATATTTGATCGGTCAATCGCAGAATAAACTTTATATGTTTTTGCCGCTGATCGCCGCGCTGTTCGTTTTCCCGTGCCTGTTGTTTTGGAAGTTCGGCGTCAAGCACTATAAATCCACGGGTTCGTAA
- a CDS encoding ABC transporter permease — protein MKKYLSFFKIRLINGLQYRAAAIAGMATQFFWGGMTLLMFWAFYQNGANEFPMTFPQLANYIWMQQAFLALYAAWSFDNDIFEAITSGNIAYELCRPVSIYTMWFVKNIAARYARMMLRCLPIFAVAVFLPVPFNLSAPVSLEAGLLFAVSLILGSLLAIAFVMLIYIATFYMLSSLGVRILFSSIVEFLSGAIIPIAFFPESVQKVLYLLPFAYTQNTPFQIYNGYLSGADAYQNILLQFVWLIALWLLGRLAMSRALKKVVVQGG, from the coding sequence ATGAAAAAATACCTGTCCTTCTTTAAAATCAGATTGATCAATGGCCTGCAGTACCGTGCCGCCGCGATTGCCGGAATGGCTACGCAGTTTTTTTGGGGCGGTATGACGTTGTTGATGTTCTGGGCATTCTATCAAAACGGTGCGAACGAATTCCCGATGACATTCCCGCAGTTGGCCAATTACATCTGGATGCAGCAGGCGTTTTTGGCGCTGTACGCGGCGTGGTCTTTCGATAACGATATTTTTGAAGCGATCACGAGCGGCAACATCGCCTACGAACTCTGCCGGCCCGTAAGCATCTATACTATGTGGTTTGTCAAGAACATCGCCGCCCGGTATGCGCGGATGATGCTGCGCTGTCTACCGATCTTCGCGGTTGCAGTGTTTCTGCCCGTGCCGTTCAACTTGTCGGCGCCGGTCTCACTCGAGGCGGGGCTGTTGTTTGCGGTTTCGTTGATATTGGGTTCACTGTTGGCGATTGCGTTTGTAATGCTGATCTATATCGCGACGTTTTATATGCTGTCATCATTGGGTGTACGCATATTATTCAGCAGTATTGTCGAATTCCTTTCGGGTGCGATTATCCCGATTGCCTTTTTCCCGGAGAGTGTTCAAAAGGTTTTGTATCTGCTGCCGTTCGCATACACACAAAATACACCGTTTCAAATTTATAACGGCTATCTATCCGGTGCGGATGCCTATCAAAATATATTGCTTCAATTCGTTTGGCTGATCGCGCTGTGGCTTCTCGGTCGGCTTGCGATGTCCCGGGCGCTGAAAAAAGTCGTGGTGCAGGGGGGATAA
- a CDS encoding ATP-binding cassette domain-containing protein, which produces MIELKNINKTFKIAKRNAGLNEALKALFKKEYTYIHALNDVSFQINDGEMVGYIGPNGAGKSSTIKIMSGILTPDSGECIINGRTPWKDRIDHVREIGVVFGQRSQLWWDVPVVDSFELIKDIYKVSDTAFKRNLDELTQLLDIGEIIRTPARQLSLGQRMRCEIAASLLHDPKILFLDEPTIGLDAVSKIAVRDFIKTINRERGTTVILTTHDMQDIEALTERILLIGKGRILLDGSLEELKRRNSTHKTLTVDYTGQLGTLEAGMHLQKNLDGHAVIVIDTAKIPVSAAIAAISKQAEVNDLSVTGATAEEMVVALYKEFQI; this is translated from the coding sequence ATGATTGAACTGAAAAACATCAATAAGACCTTTAAAATCGCAAAGCGTAATGCGGGACTTAACGAGGCATTAAAAGCCCTTTTTAAAAAAGAATACACCTATATCCACGCGCTCAATGACGTTTCTTTTCAAATCAACGACGGCGAAATGGTCGGCTACATCGGTCCGAACGGCGCGGGGAAAAGCAGCACCATTAAGATCATGAGCGGTATTCTGACACCTGACAGCGGCGAGTGCATCATCAACGGGCGGACGCCTTGGAAAGACCGCATTGACCATGTGCGCGAAATCGGGGTTGTCTTCGGCCAGCGCAGTCAGCTGTGGTGGGATGTGCCGGTGGTCGACAGCTTTGAATTGATTAAAGATATCTATAAAGTCAGCGATACGGCTTTCAAACGAAATTTGGACGAACTGACGCAGTTATTGGATATCGGCGAGATCATCCGGACACCGGCGCGCCAACTCTCACTCGGCCAGCGGATGCGTTGTGAAATTGCGGCTTCGCTGCTGCACGACCCGAAAATTTTATTTCTGGACGAGCCGACCATCGGGCTTGACGCGGTCTCGAAAATCGCCGTGCGTGATTTTATCAAAACGATCAACCGCGAGCGCGGCACGACCGTGATTCTGACGACCCACGACATGCAGGACATCGAGGCACTGACCGAGCGAATACTATTGATCGGGAAAGGCCGCATTCTGCTTGACGGTTCGCTCGAGGAGTTGAAGCGCAGAAATTCGACCCACAAGACCCTGACGGTCGATTATACGGGGCAGTTGGGAACGCTCGAAGCCGGAATGCACCTGCAAAAGAATCTCGACGGACATGCGGTGATCGTGATAGATACGGCGAAAATTCCGGTTTCGGCGGCCATCGCCGCGATTTCGAAGCAAGCGGAAGTAAACGACCTCTCGGTGACCGGAGCGACCGCCGAGGAAATGGTTGTGGCGCTCTATAAGGAGTTTCAGATATGA
- a CDS encoding class I SAM-dependent methyltransferase — translation MDISTKNADRFTGFADTYDLARPKMPLCPVEIITRYLGKKPGLVIDMGCGTGLSTVIWKDRCEQVIGVEPNDDMRAIAEQKAGDNLSFIKAFAHETGLASACAEAVICSQSFHWMNPDLTLKEINRILKNDGIFATVDCDWPPVCNWEAEKAYLELFKAVAVIEEENIDLKDSFTRWDKKKHLQNIRDSGYFRYTRELVFSNTEVFDADRFIGIAISQGSLQGVLKKSPNLIEQDLKAFIETIRRLFGGRNLKTDFGYRMRIGIK, via the coding sequence ATGGATATTTCCACAAAAAACGCCGATCGGTTTACTGGATTTGCGGATACTTATGATTTGGCACGGCCAAAGATGCCGCTCTGTCCGGTTGAAATCATCACCCGATATCTCGGGAAAAAGCCAGGCCTCGTCATCGACATGGGCTGCGGAACAGGATTGTCAACCGTGATTTGGAAAGACCGCTGTGAACAGGTAATCGGCGTTGAGCCCAACGACGATATGCGTGCGATTGCGGAACAAAAAGCCGGGGATAACTTATCTTTTATCAAGGCATTTGCCCATGAGACCGGTCTTGCTTCTGCCTGTGCCGAAGCGGTGATTTGTTCGCAGTCGTTTCATTGGATGAATCCGGATTTAACATTGAAAGAGATTAATCGAATCCTAAAAAACGACGGTATTTTCGCCACGGTTGATTGCGATTGGCCTCCGGTTTGTAATTGGGAGGCCGAAAAGGCTTATTTAGAACTATTTAAAGCGGTAGCCGTCATCGAAGAAGAAAACATTGATCTGAAAGACAGCTTTACCAGGTGGGACAAGAAAAAACATTTGCAAAATATTCGAGACAGCGGCTATTTCCGTTACACCCGAGAGCTTGTATTTTCCAACACCGAAGTTTTTGATGCAGATCGTTTTATCGGTATTGCAATCAGCCAAGGCAGTTTACAGGGGGTTCTTAAAAAGAGTCCGAATTTAATCGAACAAGATTTGAAAGCATTCATTGAAACAATCCGACGTTTATTCGGTGGCCGAAACTTGAAGACGGATTTCGGTTATCGTATGCGAATCGGAATAAAATAA
- a CDS encoding GNAT family N-acetyltransferase, whose translation MKTVPLKKIKNIAPLFSWSDDKLIVSCLQGYSGQAFADDPDFPTTALIVNTGFSFVGGNPASIQAVELLECVPAGTELIPQPNWYDMVENILGPRARRRVRYGFKKDPSIFNREQLEKYAVNLPVSFYIKPIDSEIYDLLYSENWSRGLIENFPSKEAFLEKGFGFVVLFNGRPVSGASSYIVYDGGIEVEINTKPEYRRRGLASACGAQLILECLDRKLCPCWDAANLPSCLLAQKLGYQYTGEYTSYSIG comes from the coding sequence ATGAAAACAGTCCCGTTAAAAAAAATAAAAAACATCGCACCGCTGTTTTCGTGGAGCGATGACAAACTGATTGTCTCCTGCCTGCAGGGTTACAGCGGCCAGGCATTTGCCGACGATCCCGATTTCCCCACCACAGCATTGATTGTCAATACCGGCTTTTCGTTTGTCGGAGGGAACCCCGCCAGCATTCAAGCAGTGGAACTGTTGGAATGTGTTCCGGCGGGAACCGAACTGATCCCCCAGCCCAACTGGTATGACATGGTCGAGAACATCCTCGGCCCGAGAGCCCGCAGACGAGTTCGGTACGGTTTTAAAAAGGATCCTAGTATCTTCAATCGAGAGCAGCTTGAAAAATATGCAGTCAATCTGCCGGTTAGCTTTTACATAAAACCCATTGACAGTGAAATTTACGACCTTTTATATTCGGAAAACTGGTCTCGGGGATTGATTGAGAATTTTCCGTCGAAAGAGGCGTTCTTGGAAAAGGGGTTTGGCTTTGTCGTACTTTTTAACGGCAGACCCGTATCCGGAGCATCTTCCTATATCGTTTATGACGGCGGCATTGAAGTCGAGATCAATACCAAACCGGAATACCGACGCAGAGGGCTGGCATCGGCCTGCGGGGCACAATTGATTTTAGAATGTCTGGATCGAAAGCTGTGCCCGTGCTGGGATGCGGCCAACCTGCCTTCTTGCCTGCTGGCACAAAAACTCGGCTATCAATATACGGGTGAATATACCTCGTATTCGATCGGCTAA
- a CDS encoding ThuA domain-containing protein, whose product MKALIVWGGWNGHTPKETGEVFAEILREEGFEVTISDTLDYLADLDNLRTFDLFVPIWTMGEIDGKYCENVCTAVAEGMGIAGCHGGMCDSFRNSTQWQFLTGSQWIAHPGNDGTDYRVNIVKTSSSPIVDGLDDFDVSSEQYYIHVDPAVNVLATTTFPTADGPHAANGSVVVPVVYTKLWGEGRVFYNSLGHTYKIFDIPEAKELMRRGFLWATR is encoded by the coding sequence ATGAAAGCATTAATTGTGTGGGGCGGCTGGAACGGCCACACCCCGAAAGAAACCGGTGAAGTGTTCGCCGAAATCCTGCGCGAAGAGGGATTCGAGGTCACAATCTCGGACACGCTCGACTATCTGGCTGATCTCGATAACCTGCGCACCTTTGATTTATTTGTCCCCATTTGGACCATGGGCGAAATCGACGGTAAATACTGCGAAAACGTCTGCACGGCAGTCGCAGAGGGCATGGGCATTGCCGGCTGCCACGGCGGTATGTGTGATTCTTTTCGCAACAGCACCCAGTGGCAGTTTCTGACCGGTTCACAGTGGATCGCACATCCGGGAAACGACGGCACTGACTACCGCGTCAATATCGTCAAAACCTCGTCTTCTCCGATTGTCGACGGTCTTGATGACTTTGATGTCTCCAGTGAGCAGTATTATATCCACGTCGATCCTGCGGTCAACGTGCTCGCAACCACTACTTTTCCGACCGCGGATGGTCCGCACGCAGCCAACGGCTCGGTTGTCGTTCCGGTTGTCTATACAAAATTATGGGGCGAGGGGCGCGTATTCTATAACTCCCTTGGCCATACCTATAAAATCTTCGACATCCCCGAAGCCAAAGAACTGATGCGCCGCGGCTTTTTATGGGCGACAAGATAA